A stretch of DNA from Acanthopagrus latus isolate v.2019 chromosome 7, fAcaLat1.1, whole genome shotgun sequence:
AAATCATTCAGACTTGTACCCATACAACCAGGTTACCTTAATGTACATTAGCTGTAAGCTAGTGAGGAATGGCACGCATGGCAATGGCAAAATGACAATGGcagtgaaaatgacaacacatAAATACCAGACAATGTTGGTAACATCCGAGGATTACCATTTCAGTCAGGCTGTTAAATGTGAGTGAAGATAAATGCACTTTTTATTGTCAAAATTTTAAAGCTAATCTctgagatttttgttttgtgtaactTTTTAAGATGGTAAAATGGGATTTCATGTTTAGAGTTCTCCTGCAGCTTGAGCACTGCATGAACTGCAAATATGTGTTCAATaagttttctctgtcttctaCAGTGATGAGGTCGTATCCAGCCCTGGCATTCATACTGCTCTTTTCAGCAAATCTGTGCTTCACTTGCGATGGTGGAAAAATTTTGGTTTACCCCTTAGATGGGAGTCACTGGATTAACATGAAAATCTTGGTGGAGGCTCTTCATTCTGAGGGCCATCAAATAACGGTGCTACGTACCTCCACCAGTTGGTATGTGTCTGAATTCTCACCACATTATACCTCCATCACCCTCACCCAGGAACAGTCCCAAAACATTGAGAGCCAAGACGTCATGACCAATTTCTTGAAGAGGTCAATAGAGATCCGTCGGAAAAAAGGCTCACTATGGGCGTTTCTAGAGTCTTACAGGAATCTTTTCATCATGCTGGGGGAGAACCAGAAAGACGTGGCAAAACTGGTCATCAACATTTTCGAGAATAAGACACTAATTAAAGAGCTAAAGGAAGCCGAATTTGATCTTTGTCTGATGGACCCTGCATTTCCAGGAGGCGTGCTGTTGGCACACTATCTCCAGCTTCCCATGGTTTTCAATGTTCGCTGGCTTTTCAATGGAGATGCACACTTTGCCTttgctccttctcctctgtcctACATCCCCCAGCTGTTCTCCCAGTATTCTGACAAGATGGACTTTTTCCAGAGAGTCAGTAATATAATTCGTCACAGCATGTTGGTTTACATGTACCACTATGTCTCAAATCCACCTTACCAGGCTGTGTGCGATCAGTATTTTGGACCCGATGTCAGCGTCATGTCTCTCATGCAGGGAAGTGATCTCTGGCTAATGCGGACCGACTTTACCTTTGAGTTCCCTCGTCCCACCATGCCCAATGTTGTCTGTATCGGAGGGTTCCAGGGGAAGCCCTCAAAACCTCTTCCATCAGATTTAGAAGAATTTATGCAGAGTTCTGGTGAACATGGGGTGGTCATCATGACACTGGGGACTCTGCTGGGTGACCTCGGCCCTGAGATATCGGAGATCATCGCCTCAGCATTTGCCAACATCCCTCAGAAGGTCTTGTGGAGACACATTGGGAAAAGACCAACCACTCTGGGGAACAACACCATGCTGGTTAAATGGCTGCCTCAAAACGATATACTTGGTCATCCTAAAACTAAAGTTTTTGTTGCACACGGTGGTACAAATGGACTTTACGAGGCCATGTACCATGGTGTCCCAGTCCTGGGCATTCCTCTCATCTTTGACCAGGATGACAACATGATGCGTTTGAAGGCCCGTGGGGTCGCTGAGACTGTTGAAGTGGCAACCCTGGATGTTGAGTCTATGACAAGCGCTCTGAAGAATATTCTCGACCCAGAGAAGCCATACAAACAGAATATGCACAAACTGTCACAACTTCATCATGACAAACCGATGAAGCCCTTGGACAGTGCAGTTTTCTGGATAGAGCACGTCATGAGGCACAAGGGAGCAGCACATTTGCGCACTGAGTCATACAAATTGCCATGGTATGCCTATCACTGTCTAGATGTTATGGCGGTCTTTCTAGCCTTTGGTCTACTGATCATGGCATTACTTTGGGTTTCCTTCAGAGGTCTAATAAGAGGTTTGATGAGAATCATGAAGCCCACATCCAAATCCAAAAATGAATAGATAACCTGATGATTAAACAAGCTGGATACtgacaataaaattaaaaaacagaccAGCAACTTACAATGGTACAGAAACAATGACATTATGACAGGGATCAATGTATAGGACTTAGATGAATATATTAGGGGCAATCTGATGGAAATACTTATTCCATTGAagctttcacattttcaaattatttacTATTCTCTCTTTTGAACTATCTTTttgcaaatacaaatacatttacaaggGGCTTATTTTGTGATCTTTACAACTTTGCCATATGACAATTAAAGTGCATCATGAAAAAGTTTAACAAtgctttgttatattttttcacCCTCTCTCTTACTGTGAAACACGCTAACTTGTGTTAGcttctgcatctgcatctgcagTGTGTGCTACAGGCAAACAGCCGGAGTTTGATGGAAACAAACGCTTTAACATCTGACGAACTtgctggagctgctgtctgaGCTGAGCAGGAACATCTTCATGTGCATGGAGGTAAACAAGAGGTTTGAGAGCACTGTTCAGACACACAAGGGCACGACTTATCCGACGAGCAATGTAGACTCCACTATACCATTTACGGCATATCCCCTGTTTGAGCAGAACTCTTGCCAAGAGGTTGAAGTTTCTGAATACGTGATAGGGGATGtaacaaacagagaagagaagaatcaTGATGAGTACCAACTTCAAGCTTCTCTGTTTCAGTACCTTATCAGTTCTCTTCAGTGTCCATAAAACTACAGCCACGTGTCCATAGCAGCCCAATGTGATGAGGAACGGGATACAAAAGCCAGTGAGGGTCCATCCAAGACTGTATTTCAGGTAATTCTCAACGTGGACATTACCCGTGGTATCAAAGCATTTTCCAGTGTTGTTTCTAGGTGCCTTGGTGAAAAACATGTCTGGAAGACTTTGAACACTCACCAACAGCCAGACTATGACCGAGATCATCACAGAATGGGTGACAGTTATTCTTCCCATCGTTCTCACTGGATGAACAATGGCCAGGTATCTGTACACACTTATACAAGTCAGGAATCCAATGCTGCCGTATAGATTCACATTGAAGCAGAATCTTGTTATCTTGCAAAGTGTTTCTCCAAAGATCCACTTACTCCCCATTAAGTAGTACACCACCCAAAATGGGAGTGTGAGCAGGTACAAAACATCTGTAAGTCCAAGGTTGAGAACAAACACGTTGATGATCTTTAGTTTCTTCCAGTTGTGCTGCAGAGACTTCAGTCCCCATCCATTAGCCACCAGACCAACGATGAACACTAAGATGTAAACAGGAGGCAGCAATCTGCCTGTGAAGTCATAGCTGACACGAGGACAAGCGGTTTTATTCATCATCTTCTGACAGGAATTTAGTAAAAAAAATTTAGCTTGTTCACCTTTTCATTTGTGGGTGCTCTGTCTTATGAGAGGTGgtagaaaacacagacaatttGTTCAAAGATGACTTCCTGGTTGAAGCCCTCCTGTCTCAACCTCAGATATAAGATTGTTGCAAGCTTTGTCCATTTTGCTCTTTGCGCAGAAGCACTGCtcattattcagtcatttaaaaagcacaacataAAACTTCTTCTGACATGTCAGGGGGGATGTGGTCTTGTGGTTAGAGCTACTGGGCAGAGTTTGTGCTCAACCTTTTCTGTTAAAATCTTAATGTGAAAAGACTGAACAATCTACATGATCTGCTAAGGTGTACttcaaaaaaaagtttcatatgTTAGTTCAGAGTTAAACCATCaagtgtttattgtttgtttcagaatTCTATCATGCAGCTCATTACATGACTATAGTTTTAGAACACAAATTACAGATTAGTGATAATATTCATGACATGGAAGGGTGTAACGACATGTTGAtgatttttactttattctACCACAGTTGTTCTAGTTGGTTGTTGGGTGCCACGCTGCCTCACAGGGATGGATAGAATACATAGAATTTTCTCTGGGTTGTATTGAATATGATGTGACAATAAACAGCCCTCTTCTTTTTAACCAAATGCTGGTACAGCCTCCTCATTTGCCATGCAGTGTGACAAAGTGTTCAACCGACAGAGCTGTAAGCAACAGAGCTATGACCACAACTCACTCTCATTTTCTCCATAACTGTGTGGAAATCTGCTAATTTCACATCACATATGATGAAAAAAGACAGGAACAAAGGGATCTTACAGGTTAAACATGAGACAAATGTAAGCTTCAGTGAGCAGGGGGGTGAATGTCatatttcttgtatttgtaGCTAAGGCACATGGAATGAAGTACATTggtaaaatgtgtatttcatatAAGAATAATAAGATAAGAAGAAGCATGAGCCAATGATGCACAAGCACATGACAAATGAATGTACAGAATGTTGAAGTAATCACAttaactttattaaaacaacagtaaacatttggtaaaaatgatttattctcCATcgtctgtttttatattcaaatgaaacattgGATTGTTATATGTGattataaacacttttttttattttcagctttgtggTTATGCAAAAAAGcagatacattttcaatcttttGTACCAAATCACTGTATTTGAACAAAGACAGAATAAAAGATCTATGCCTTAGTGACACATTTACAAATGCCTAAACATTTGGATTCATCATAAACTGATGATCTCTTACAGTAATAATTTGTGTCTACTTCCTTTGCTGCAACACTTACAAACTTGTAATGAATTATTTAATCTCTAGATTGAATTTAGTCCCATATTACTCATTACAGCACACAGCTTTAAAATTCACAGTAAATTAACACTTCTACAGTATAAGTATACCGTAGAAGTggttaaacacaaataaactaacacaatgattaaaaattatgttttaagtcatcctcctccctttctTATTTGCACAGCATATGTGTTAGAAATAAAATTATGACCTATACTTTTAAACATACttgtgttagaaaaaaaacaagtttttcttgTGTTACAGTTCGTCTACAGTCGGTGCAGAAGGCCTTCTGCTGGGGTTTGACAAAAACTGATGGTTTAACATCTGACGAACTTTCTGGAGCTTCTGTCTGAGCTGAGCAGGAACGTCTTCATGTGCATGGAGGTAAACCAGAGGGTTGAGAGCACTGTTCAGACACACAAGGACACGACTTATCTGACGAGCAATGTAGACTCCGTTATACCATTTATAACATATCCCCTGTTTGGTAAGAACTCTTGACCAGAGGTTGAGGTTTCTGAATACATGATAGGGGATGtaacagacagagaagagaagaatcaaaatgaacatcaaCTTCAAGCTTCTCTGTTTCAGTACCTTATCATTCCTCTTCCATGTCCATAAAACTACAGCCACGTGTCCGTAGCAGCCCAGTGTGATGAGGAACGGGATACAAAACCCAGTAAGGGTCCATCCAAGAGTGTATTTCAGGTAATCCTCAACGTGGTCGTTATGCGTGGTAACAAagcatttttcagtgttgtttctaTGTGTTTTGGTGAAGAACATGTCTGGAAGACTTTGAACACTCACCAACAGCCAGACCATGACCGAGATCATCACAGAACGGGTGAAAGTTAATCTTCCAATCACTTTCACTGGATGAACAATGGCCAGGTATCTGTACACACTTATACAAGTCAGGAATCCAATGCTGCCGTATTGATTCACATTGAAGCAGAATCTTGTTATCTTGCAGAATGTTTCTCCAAAGATCCATTTACTCCCCATGAAGTAGTACACCACCAAAAATGGGAGTGTGAGCAGGTACAAAACATCTGTAAGTCCAAGGTTGAGAACAAATACGTTGATGATCTTTAGTTTCTTCCAGTCATGCAACAGAGACTTCAGTCCCCATCCATTGGCTATCAGACCAACGATGAACACTAAGATGTAAACAGGAGGCAGGAATCTGCCTGTAAAGTCAAAGCTGACACGAGGACAAGCGGTTTTATTCATTCTCCTTCAGTCTCCTTCTAAAAAAAGCAGCTATAAATCCTGTAAAACAAGTATGCAATGATGCACAGAATGAGGAAATGACCAACATAGATTTGTTCCTGTCAGACACTCTTCTGAGAACCTTATCTTTGCACAATTACTGagaaaagttattttcagaTGGTGGGTTGATGTCACAGGATGCACTGCTGTCTTAAGGTGTAAAAATCTACTTCAGTCCACCTACATACTGCACCAtgttcaaagacaaaaaagtgaGAGATAGCCAGGGGAAACATGTAACAGCTGTTTTACGTTGATTGGGCAAATAGGGTGACCTGATGCGAGTGGGTGAAATTTGGGACTGGGGGTTTGGGTCAAAGTCCCGGGTCTTGCCACTCGGCTGCCATCTTGGCAATGTCCCGAGAAAATTAGTTCAGGCTAACAAGACCAGCTCATTATCTTAATGAATGGGGAAGGTTATAATTTTACTCTGTGTGCTGCCACAGTTTGACAGAACCTGATCACAATATGATCAGAAaccatttatatttattcatactTATTCATATCCATTCTTGTGTCCAGAGATGTACTGTTCAAAACGACTCACAACACATTACATCGCCGACAATAATGGCAGGTTTGTAATTGTGTCTGGGAAAC
This window harbors:
- the LOC119022359 gene encoding P2Y purinoceptor 1-like, coding for MMNKTACPRVSYDFTGRLLPPVYILVFIVGLVANGWGLKSLQHNWKKLKIINVFVLNLGLTDVLYLLTLPFWVVYYLMGSKWIFGETLCKITRFCFNVNLYGSIGFLTCISVYRYLAIVHPVRTMGRITVTHSVMISVIVWLLVSVQSLPDMFFTKAPRNNTGKCFDTTGNVHVENYLKYSLGWTLTGFCIPFLITLGCYGHVAVVLWTLKRTDKVLKQRSLKLVLIMILLFSVCYIPYHVFRNFNLLARVLLKQGICRKWYSGVYIARRISRALVCLNSALKPLVYLHAHEDVPAQLRQQLQQVRQMLKRLFPSNSGCLPVAHTADADAEANTS
- the LOC119022337 gene encoding UDP-glucuronosyltransferase 2C1-like isoform X2, which encodes MRSYPALAFILLFSANLCFTCDGGKILVYPLDGSHWINMKILVEALHSEGHQITVLRTSTSWYVSEFSPHYTSITLTQEQSQNIESQDVMTNFLKRSIEIRRKKGSLWAFLESYRNLFIMLGENQKDVAKLVINIFENKTLIKELKEAEFDLCLMDPAFPGGVLLAHYLQLPMVFNVRWLFNGDAHFAFAPSPLSYIPQLFSQYSDKMDFFQRVSNIIRHSMLVYMYHYVSNPPYQAVCDQYFGPDVSVMSLMQGSDLWLMRTDFTFEFPRPTMPNVVCIGGFQGKPSKPLPSDLEEFMQSSGEHGVVIMTLGTLLGDLGPEISEIIASAFANIPQKVLWRHIGKRPTTLGNNTMLVKWLPQNDILGHPKTKVFVAHGGTNGLYEAMYHGVPVLGIPLIFDQDDNMMRLKARGVAETVEVATLDVESMTSALKNILDPEKPYKQNMHKLSQLHHDKPMKPLDSAVFWIEHVMRHKGAAHLRTESYKLPWYAYHCLDVMAVFLAFGLLIMALLWVSFRGLIRGLMRIMKPTSKSKNE
- the LOC119022337 gene encoding UDP-glucuronosyltransferase 2C1-like isoform X1, yielding MLANSKLITDEQNHSDLYPYNQVTLMYISCKLVRNGTHGNGKMTMAVKMTTHKYQTMLVTSEDYHFSQAVKLMRSYPALAFILLFSANLCFTCDGGKILVYPLDGSHWINMKILVEALHSEGHQITVLRTSTSWYVSEFSPHYTSITLTQEQSQNIESQDVMTNFLKRSIEIRRKKGSLWAFLESYRNLFIMLGENQKDVAKLVINIFENKTLIKELKEAEFDLCLMDPAFPGGVLLAHYLQLPMVFNVRWLFNGDAHFAFAPSPLSYIPQLFSQYSDKMDFFQRVSNIIRHSMLVYMYHYVSNPPYQAVCDQYFGPDVSVMSLMQGSDLWLMRTDFTFEFPRPTMPNVVCIGGFQGKPSKPLPSDLEEFMQSSGEHGVVIMTLGTLLGDLGPEISEIIASAFANIPQKVLWRHIGKRPTTLGNNTMLVKWLPQNDILGHPKTKVFVAHGGTNGLYEAMYHGVPVLGIPLIFDQDDNMMRLKARGVAETVEVATLDVESMTSALKNILDPEKPYKQNMHKLSQLHHDKPMKPLDSAVFWIEHVMRHKGAAHLRTESYKLPWYAYHCLDVMAVFLAFGLLIMALLWVSFRGLIRGLMRIMKPTSKSKNE
- the LOC119022361 gene encoding P2Y purinoceptor 1-like, which gives rise to MNKTACPRVSFDFTGRFLPPVYILVFIVGLIANGWGLKSLLHDWKKLKIINVFVLNLGLTDVLYLLTLPFLVVYYFMGSKWIFGETFCKITRFCFNVNQYGSIGFLTCISVYRYLAIVHPVKVIGRLTFTRSVMISVMVWLLVSVQSLPDMFFTKTHRNNTEKCFVTTHNDHVEDYLKYTLGWTLTGFCIPFLITLGCYGHVAVVLWTWKRNDKVLKQRSLKLMFILILLFSVCYIPYHVFRNLNLWSRVLTKQGICYKWYNGVYIARQISRVLVCLNSALNPLVYLHAHEDVPAQLRQKLQKVRQMLNHQFLSNPSRRPSAPTVDEL